In Streptomyces chartreusis, the following proteins share a genomic window:
- a CDS encoding DUF6668 family protein, which yields MRTDMRVQHGRPQLGPEIWIRGPVALPEEPPPSPGAFRPRRFSWVGVCGGAGVSTLASVYGGHDCGRGWPGPADPPSILLVARTHAAGLTAVLNALEVFRRGEAPHGLDLDAVVLVADAPGRLPRPLAERVKVIESVIDVYRVPWVPAWRLGDLSGQPPREAEALARLTGRAR from the coding sequence ATGCGGACTGACATGCGCGTGCAGCATGGCCGGCCGCAGCTGGGGCCGGAGATCTGGATCCGCGGGCCGGTGGCCCTCCCGGAGGAACCTCCGCCCTCTCCCGGCGCCTTCCGACCCCGGCGTTTCTCCTGGGTCGGTGTGTGCGGCGGGGCCGGTGTGTCGACGCTCGCCTCGGTCTACGGCGGCCACGACTGCGGACGCGGCTGGCCCGGCCCCGCCGATCCGCCGTCGATACTGCTCGTGGCCCGCACCCACGCGGCCGGGCTGACCGCCGTGCTGAACGCCCTGGAGGTCTTCCGGCGCGGGGAGGCACCGCACGGGCTCGACCTCGACGCGGTCGTCCTGGTCGCGGACGCTCCGGGCCGCCTTCCGCGACCGCTCGCCGAGCGCGTCAAGGTCATCGAGTCGGTGATCGACGTGTACCGGGTGCCGTGGGTGCCGGCCTGGCGGCTCGGCGACCTGAGCGGGCAGCCGCCGAGGGAGGCGGAGGCGCTGGCGCGGCTGACCGGGCGGGCTCGGTGA
- a CDS encoding amidase: protein MTRTPDHPDADPSPAAPTSLSAEEIASAVRSRTLRAVDVVAEALDRIERADPVLSAFIEVWADDALRRAGEVDARVAAGEQLPLAGVPIGVKGRRGLGTAGPLLEAGCVAVGATSVPGPGTVWQTWGLGRHGPTINPWRHDRTPGGSSAGSAVAVAAGLVPLATGNDGAGSVRIPAAWCGVVGLKVGNGRLPSSDRTGLMVPGVLTRQVGDAAAYWRVMSGKATAAGPGAGSASRGGSGSASVTASASTSISISASGDQPTAVWSPDLGFDSPDPDVVAVAHAAALRLAEAGALRLTSPRTPLRLHDPAPAWLALRTPGAGPTPEVHRIRAANDSRLAALFAGTRLLLTPTAPTPPHGHEGPGERYSTALTWAFNLSGHPAISIPAGFGPDGCPVGLQLVAAHGEEELLLDVGGLAEGHLGPW, encoded by the coding sequence ATGACGCGTACACCTGACCACCCCGACGCGGACCCCTCTCCCGCCGCACCCACCTCCCTCTCGGCCGAGGAGATCGCCTCCGCCGTGCGTTCGCGGACCCTGCGCGCGGTCGACGTCGTCGCGGAGGCCCTCGACCGCATCGAGCGGGCCGACCCGGTCCTGTCCGCCTTCATCGAGGTGTGGGCCGACGACGCCCTTCGGCGGGCCGGCGAGGTGGACGCGCGGGTCGCGGCGGGTGAGCAGTTGCCTCTGGCCGGCGTACCGATCGGGGTCAAGGGGCGGCGCGGGCTCGGGACGGCGGGCCCGTTGCTCGAAGCGGGGTGTGTCGCGGTGGGAGCGACGTCGGTTCCGGGGCCGGGAACCGTCTGGCAGACCTGGGGGCTCGGCCGGCACGGCCCCACGATCAACCCCTGGCGCCACGACCGCACACCGGGCGGCTCCTCGGCCGGTTCCGCGGTGGCGGTGGCGGCGGGCCTTGTGCCGCTCGCGACCGGGAACGACGGGGCCGGCTCGGTACGGATCCCGGCGGCATGGTGCGGCGTCGTCGGACTCAAGGTCGGCAACGGGCGACTGCCGTCGAGCGACCGCACCGGGCTCATGGTGCCGGGGGTGCTGACGCGGCAGGTGGGGGATGCGGCGGCGTACTGGCGGGTGATGTCAGGCAAGGCCACGGCAGCCGGCCCTGGGGCTGGGTCTGCGTCCCGGGGTGGGTCCGGGTCCGCATCCGTAACAGCATCCGCATCCACCTCCATCTCCATCTCCGCCTCCGGCGATCAGCCGACCGCCGTCTGGTCCCCCGACCTCGGCTTCGACTCCCCCGACCCGGACGTCGTCGCCGTCGCCCATGCCGCCGCCCTCCGGCTCGCCGAGGCCGGGGCGCTACGGCTGACGTCCCCGCGCACCCCGCTCCGCCTCCACGACCCGGCCCCGGCATGGCTGGCCCTGCGGACGCCCGGCGCGGGGCCCACCCCCGAGGTCCATCGCATCCGGGCCGCGAACGACAGCCGGCTGGCCGCACTCTTCGCCGGCACCCGGCTGCTGCTGACGCCGACGGCACCCACCCCGCCGCACGGTCACGAGGGTCCCGGCGAGCGCTACTCCACCGCGCTCACCTGGGCGTTCAACCTGAGCGGGCATCCGGCGATCAGCATCCCTGCGGGGTTCGGGCCGGACGGCTGCCCCGTCGGACTCCAACTGGTGGCGGCGCACGGCGAGGAGGAACTGCTGCTCGACGTCGGCGGCCTGGCCGAGGGCCACCTCGGGCCCTGGTGA
- a CDS encoding flavodoxin family protein, producing MTRRFLFVLGSSRSDGNTELLARRAAEQLPESVEQQWIDLAAHPLPDFEDLRHDSDHVRPTRGNVALLLDATLAATDVVIVSPLYWYSVSAHVKRYLDYWSGWLRTPGVDFKATMAGRTLWGVTALAHEEQEVADPLVGTLSNSAAYLRMRFGGVLLGNGSKPGDVLGDADALARAKTFFAQDAPLARFPYETD from the coding sequence ATGACCCGCCGCTTCCTGTTCGTCCTCGGCAGCAGCCGTTCCGACGGCAACACCGAGCTCCTGGCCCGCAGGGCCGCCGAGCAGTTGCCCGAGAGTGTCGAGCAGCAGTGGATCGACCTGGCCGCGCACCCGCTGCCCGACTTCGAGGACCTGCGCCACGACAGCGACCATGTGCGCCCGACCCGGGGCAACGTGGCACTGCTGCTCGACGCCACGCTCGCGGCGACGGACGTCGTGATCGTCTCGCCGCTGTACTGGTACTCGGTGTCCGCCCACGTCAAGCGCTACCTCGACTACTGGTCGGGCTGGCTGCGCACCCCCGGCGTGGACTTCAAGGCGACCATGGCCGGACGCACCCTGTGGGGCGTCACCGCGCTCGCGCACGAGGAGCAGGAGGTCGCCGACCCGCTGGTCGGGACGCTCAGCAACTCCGCCGCGTACCTGAGGATGCGCTTCGGCGGCGTACTGCTCGGCAACGGCAGCAAGCCCGGTGACGTGCTCGGCGACGCCGACGCCCTGGCCCGGGCGAAGACGTTCTTCGCGCAGGACGCGCCGCTCGCGCGCTTCCCGTACGAGACCGACTGA
- a CDS encoding ABC transporter permease, whose translation MSRADVVEQGGAIGTGRKPSPLWTFGLFRSELVTTFRRWRTLALLAVLAAVPILVGIAVKIETGDGSSAGGGPEGGGGPAFISQITNNGLFLVFTALAATLPFFLPMAIGVIAGDAIAGEANAGTLRYLLVAPAGRTRLLLTKYATTMTFCLVATLVVAVSALTVGALLFPLGDLTTISGTRISFGEGLARALLIALVVAASLIGVAALGLFVSTLTNSGIAAMATTVGLLITVQILDQIPQLHALQPYFFSHYWLSFADLMREPVYWDDLVKNLGLQGLYAAVFGSAAWARFTAKDITA comes from the coding sequence ATGTCGCGGGCTGACGTCGTCGAGCAGGGCGGCGCGATCGGAACGGGCCGCAAGCCCAGCCCTCTGTGGACCTTCGGTCTCTTCCGCAGCGAACTCGTCACGACCTTCCGGCGCTGGCGCACCCTCGCACTGCTCGCCGTCCTGGCCGCCGTGCCGATCCTGGTCGGCATCGCCGTGAAGATCGAGACCGGCGACGGCTCGTCCGCGGGCGGTGGACCCGAGGGCGGCGGCGGTCCGGCGTTCATCTCACAGATCACCAACAACGGCCTGTTCCTGGTCTTCACCGCACTCGCCGCGACGCTCCCCTTCTTCCTGCCGATGGCGATCGGCGTCATCGCGGGCGACGCGATCGCGGGCGAGGCGAACGCCGGCACCCTCCGCTACCTCCTCGTCGCCCCCGCCGGCCGCACCCGCCTGCTGCTCACCAAGTACGCGACCACGATGACGTTCTGCCTGGTGGCCACCCTGGTGGTCGCGGTCTCGGCGCTCACCGTCGGCGCGTTGCTGTTCCCGCTCGGCGATCTGACGACCATCTCCGGCACCCGGATCAGCTTCGGCGAGGGCCTGGCCAGAGCCCTGCTGATCGCCCTGGTCGTCGCCGCGTCACTGATCGGCGTGGCGGCGCTCGGCCTGTTCGTCTCGACGCTGACCAACAGCGGGATCGCGGCGATGGCGACGACGGTGGGCCTGCTGATCACCGTGCAGATCCTCGACCAGATCCCCCAGCTGCACGCGCTTCAGCCGTACTTCTTCTCGCACTACTGGCTGTCCTTTGCCGACCTCATGCGCGAGCCCGTCTACTGGGACGATCTGGTGAAGAACCTCGGTCTCCAGGGCCTCTACGCGGCGGTGTTCGGCTCGGCGGCGTGGGCGAGATTCACGGCGAAGGACATCACGGCGTAG
- a CDS encoding ABC transporter ATP-binding protein, whose translation MEEPPAGNADEADRSRQADEAAHAGRSAAPGDGGRSAAAGDGGRSAVLGEGGRSTAPDDGDAVIATHGLTKRYRGGQLAVDGLDLAVPAGSVFGFLGPNGSGKTTTIRMLMGLIEPTSGTARVLGQPMPRAARAVLPHVGALIEGPALYGFLSGRDNLLRYDAADPTADPRTRRARVTAALDRVGLTAAAGKKAKAYSLGMKQRLGLAAALLQPRRLLVLDEPTNGLDPQGMREIRSLVRELASDGTTVFLSSHLLDEIEQVCTHAAVMAQGRLITQGAVAELAAGTRGRLVVTTPDTGDAARVLKEQGAGDVVITDDRVTAEPPDRDLADVNAALVRAGVRVRGFGVERASLEDAFVALTGEGFDVAG comes from the coding sequence ATGGAGGAACCGCCCGCCGGGAATGCTGACGAGGCCGACCGGAGCCGGCAGGCCGACGAGGCCGCGCACGCCGGTCGGTCCGCGGCGCCCGGTGACGGTGGTCGGTCCGCGGCGGCCGGTGACGGTGGTCGGTCCGCGGTGCTCGGTGAGGGCGGTCGTTCCACGGCGCCCGATGACGGCGATGCCGTGATCGCCACCCACGGCCTCACCAAGCGCTACCGCGGTGGACAGCTCGCCGTGGACGGTCTCGATCTGGCCGTCCCGGCGGGCAGCGTCTTCGGCTTCCTCGGCCCGAACGGCTCGGGCAAGACCACCACCATCCGCATGCTGATGGGCCTGATCGAGCCCACCTCCGGTACCGCACGCGTGCTCGGGCAGCCCATGCCCCGGGCCGCGCGCGCCGTACTGCCGCACGTCGGCGCGCTCATCGAGGGACCCGCCCTGTACGGCTTCCTCTCCGGCCGCGACAACCTCCTGCGCTACGACGCCGCCGACCCCACCGCCGATCCCCGCACCCGGCGCGCCCGCGTCACGGCCGCGCTGGACCGGGTGGGCCTGACGGCCGCCGCCGGCAAGAAGGCCAAGGCGTACTCGCTCGGCATGAAGCAGCGGCTCGGGCTCGCGGCCGCGCTGCTCCAGCCGCGCAGGCTCCTCGTCCTCGACGAGCCGACCAACGGCCTCGACCCGCAGGGCATGCGCGAAATCCGTTCGCTGGTCAGGGAGCTGGCCTCCGACGGCACGACCGTCTTCCTCTCCTCCCACCTCCTCGACGAGATCGAGCAGGTCTGCACCCACGCCGCCGTGATGGCCCAGGGAAGGCTGATCACCCAGGGCGCGGTGGCGGAGCTGGCGGCCGGGACACGCGGCCGGCTCGTCGTGACCACCCCCGACACCGGGGACGCGGCCCGGGTGCTCAAGGAGCAGGGCGCCGGCGATGTCGTCATCACCGACGACCGGGTGACCGCCGAGCCCCCGGACCGTGATCTCGCGGACGTCAACGCGGCGCTGGTGAGGGCCGGGGTCCGCGTCCGCGGCTTCGGCGTCGAACGGGCCTCTCTGGAGGACGCGTTCGTGGCACTGACGGGGGAGGGGTTCGATGTCGCGGGCTGA
- a CDS encoding LolA family protein, whose amino-acid sequence MAPYESEDSTTAGEADDLRAGRRKAARYVVPVAVVGIAAATIGLVPAIADSGDPDLPDITAQQLIEKIAKSDVEQLSGTFKITTDLGLPDLGGLGAGFASGAMASGSGDGSSADPSAKLTELASGTHTLRLAVDGDDKQKLSLLENASEYSLIHNGKDIWGYDSKSNEVFHGTADEAQADKGKSEEVPATPKEFTEEALKAVDDTTSVTVDGTAQVAGRDAYRLVIKPKQSGSTVGAISVAVDAETGMPLKFTLTPSSGGAAVIDAGFTQVSFAKPAGSTFDFTPPKGATVTEEGELDKAAREHGGAKSEDGLGKDFEKEFGGPLTGGALGNGAEGGPEVIGEGWNSVAVFDTGGEGIPSGSEVGGDMGGFLDSLGDKATGKFGSGTVFKTRLINALVTDDGKVYVGAVTKDALVKAADSGK is encoded by the coding sequence ATGGCACCGTACGAATCCGAGGACAGCACGACCGCAGGGGAGGCCGACGACCTGCGCGCGGGGCGTCGCAAGGCCGCGCGGTACGTCGTTCCGGTCGCGGTCGTGGGAATCGCGGCGGCGACCATCGGGCTCGTCCCGGCGATCGCCGACTCCGGCGACCCCGACCTGCCGGACATCACCGCGCAGCAACTCATCGAGAAGATCGCGAAGTCGGACGTGGAGCAGCTGTCCGGCACCTTCAAGATCACCACCGACCTGGGTCTGCCCGACCTCGGCGGGCTGGGTGCCGGCTTCGCCTCCGGCGCCATGGCCTCCGGCTCGGGTGACGGATCGTCCGCCGACCCCTCGGCCAAGCTGACCGAGCTGGCGTCCGGCACGCACACCCTGCGCCTCGCCGTGGACGGCGACGACAAGCAGAAGCTCTCCCTGCTGGAGAACGCCTCCGAGTACAGCCTCATCCACAACGGCAAGGACATCTGGGGCTACGACAGCAAGTCCAACGAGGTCTTCCACGGCACCGCCGACGAGGCGCAGGCGGACAAGGGCAAGTCCGAAGAGGTCCCCGCCACGCCGAAGGAGTTCACCGAGGAGGCCCTGAAGGCGGTCGACGACACCACGTCCGTCACCGTCGACGGCACCGCGCAGGTCGCGGGCCGGGACGCCTACCGGCTGGTCATCAAGCCGAAGCAGTCCGGGAGCACGGTCGGCGCGATCAGCGTGGCCGTGGACGCCGAGACCGGCATGCCGCTGAAGTTCACGCTGACTCCGTCGAGCGGCGGCGCGGCCGTGATCGACGCCGGCTTCACCCAGGTCAGCTTCGCCAAGCCCGCCGGCTCCACCTTCGACTTCACCCCGCCCAAGGGCGCGACGGTCACCGAGGAGGGCGAGCTGGACAAGGCGGCCCGCGAGCACGGCGGCGCCAAGTCCGAGGACGGGCTGGGCAAGGACTTCGAGAAGGAGTTCGGCGGCCCGCTGACCGGAGGCGCGCTGGGCAACGGCGCCGAGGGCGGCCCCGAGGTCATCGGCGAGGGCTGGAACTCCGTGGCCGTCTTCGACACCGGCGGCGAGGGCATCCCGTCCGGCAGCGAGGTCGGCGGCGACATGGGTGGCTTCCTGGACTCCCTGGGCGACAAGGCCACCGGTAAGTTCGGCTCGGGCACGGTCTTCAAGACGCGTCTGATCAACGCCCTCGTCACGGACGACGGCAAGGTCTACGTCGGCGCCGTCACCAAGGACGCGCTCGTGAAGGCGGCGGACTCGGGCAAGTAG
- a CDS encoding CHRD domain-containing protein gives MKTTFSKRRNSLIVTAVAVAAAGGVAAAVIPAFAAGGDRADHAGHAGSDTQGIVSQSGTARGTGGSGGTILAASLRGANEVPVEGGPAVGDKDGAALEFVKVKGDKVSVAVTWRGTGRPTALHIHQGAKGTNGGIKIDFGGLLGRSKGHSVTGTVEVKDPALLNTLKNDPSSFYANLHTAEFPGGAVRGQLHKVTVAGFDFRDALDNFQASVVKGKQIYECKPADGGGYAFAQRDVSAVLGGRIAHSFVAPNSGTPQWIARDGSAVTGSVISRTPNGEKNIPELDLKATQSGKHHGLLADTAEILRLNTVGGVAPTGSCTPGAIVGVPYQADYVFING, from the coding sequence ATGAAGACGACGTTCTCGAAGCGCCGCAACAGCCTGATCGTCACCGCCGTCGCGGTGGCCGCCGCCGGTGGTGTCGCCGCCGCGGTGATTCCCGCCTTCGCCGCCGGAGGTGACCGCGCCGACCACGCGGGCCACGCCGGAAGCGACACGCAGGGGATCGTGAGCCAGAGCGGGACCGCCCGCGGCACCGGCGGCAGCGGGGGCACGATCCTCGCGGCCTCCCTCCGCGGGGCCAACGAGGTGCCCGTCGAGGGCGGGCCCGCCGTCGGGGACAAGGACGGCGCCGCTCTGGAGTTCGTGAAGGTCAAGGGCGACAAGGTGTCCGTCGCCGTCACCTGGCGCGGCACCGGCCGGCCGACCGCCCTCCACATCCACCAGGGCGCCAAGGGCACCAACGGCGGCATCAAGATCGACTTCGGCGGCCTGCTCGGCAGGAGCAAGGGGCACAGCGTCACCGGCACCGTCGAGGTGAAGGACCCCGCCCTGCTCAACACCCTCAAGAACGACCCGAGTTCCTTCTACGCCAACCTCCACACGGCCGAGTTCCCGGGCGGCGCGGTGCGGGGGCAGCTCCACAAGGTCACCGTCGCCGGGTTCGACTTCCGCGACGCGCTCGACAACTTCCAGGCCTCCGTCGTCAAGGGCAAGCAGATCTACGAGTGCAAGCCGGCCGACGGCGGCGGGTACGCGTTCGCCCAGCGGGACGTCAGCGCCGTGCTCGGCGGCCGTATCGCGCACTCCTTCGTGGCGCCCAACTCCGGTACGCCGCAGTGGATCGCACGGGACGGCAGCGCGGTGACGGGGTCCGTCATCTCCAGGACCCCGAACGGCGAGAAGAACATCCCCGAGCTCGACCTGAAGGCCACTCAGTCCGGCAAGCACCACGGGCTGCTCGCCGACACCGCCGAGATCCTGCGGCTGAACACCGTCGGCGGAGTGGCCCCGACCGGATCCTGCACGCCCGGCGCGATCGTCGGTGTGCCGTACCAGGCGGACTACGTGTTCATCAACGGCTGA
- a CDS encoding polyprenyl synthetase family protein, which produces MTVVGPFGLSVRDQALEADVQAGLAAVEEGLLEATKSEVPFITEAAQHLVRAGGKRFRPLLVMLAAQFGDPYAPGVVPSAVVVELTHLATLYHDDVMDEAAVRRGVDSANARWGNSVAVLTGDFLFARASHILADLGPEAVRVQAEAFERLVTGQILETAGPQDGRDPVDHYLDVLSGKTGSLVAVSCRFGAMMSGADETVVDVLTQYGERLGVAFQLADDVLDIASDSHESGKTPGTDLREGIATMPVLRLQERAARLGLAEDIALRELLESDLSDDARLAEALAGLREHPALEQARRDTVRYAEEARAALAPLPDMDAKAALMELCDAVVHRAG; this is translated from the coding sequence GTGACCGTCGTCGGGCCGTTCGGGCTGAGCGTGCGGGACCAGGCTCTGGAAGCCGATGTCCAGGCCGGATTGGCGGCTGTCGAGGAGGGATTGCTCGAAGCCACCAAGAGTGAGGTCCCCTTCATCACCGAGGCCGCCCAGCATCTGGTGCGGGCGGGTGGGAAGCGGTTCCGGCCGCTGCTGGTGATGCTCGCGGCCCAGTTCGGGGACCCGTACGCGCCGGGGGTCGTCCCCTCGGCCGTCGTCGTCGAGCTCACCCATCTGGCCACGCTGTACCACGACGACGTGATGGACGAGGCGGCCGTACGGCGCGGGGTCGACAGCGCGAACGCCCGCTGGGGGAACTCCGTCGCCGTGCTGACCGGCGACTTCCTCTTCGCGCGGGCCTCGCACATCCTCGCCGACCTCGGGCCCGAGGCGGTCCGGGTGCAGGCCGAGGCGTTCGAGCGGCTGGTCACCGGGCAGATCCTGGAGACGGCGGGGCCGCAGGACGGGCGCGACCCCGTGGATCACTATCTGGACGTGCTCAGCGGGAAGACCGGCTCGCTGGTGGCGGTCTCGTGCCGGTTCGGGGCGATGATGTCGGGCGCCGACGAGACGGTCGTCGACGTGCTGACCCAGTACGGGGAGCGGCTGGGCGTCGCCTTCCAGCTGGCGGACGACGTGCTGGACATCGCGAGCGACTCGCACGAGTCCGGCAAGACGCCGGGCACGGATCTGCGCGAGGGCATCGCGACCATGCCGGTGCTGCGGCTCCAGGAGCGTGCCGCGCGGCTGGGGCTGGCCGAGGACATCGCGCTGCGCGAGCTGCTGGAGTCCGACCTGAGCGACGACGCGCGGCTGGCGGAGGCGCTTGCCGGGCTCCGCGAGCACCCGGCGCTGGAGCAGGCGCGACGGGACACCGTCAGGTACGCGGAGGAGGCGCGGGCCGCGCTGGCGCCGCTGCCGGACATGGACGCGAAGGCCGCGCTGATGGAGCTGTGCGACGCGGTGGTGCACCGGGCGGGCTGA
- a CDS encoding transglycosylase SLT domain-containing protein codes for MPRGKHRRPRTTPLTRRAVIAGTSTAALALPLLGATAATAAEPATAKVGSVAYTTKKGDTLYGIADRYDSQGGWKQLYKDNRKAIGDDPRLIHPGTDLKVRATKKVSTPGKTASKAAAPAKKSSVAQATQSSVKTFPDNLDGWIRNALDIMGQNGIPGSYEGIHRNIMRESSGNPLAINNWDSNAVAGTPSKGLLQVIDPTFAAYHVPGTVYDPYNPVANIVAACNYAADRYGSIDNVNGPY; via the coding sequence ATGCCCCGAGGCAAGCACCGCCGCCCCCGCACCACCCCGCTCACCCGCCGTGCCGTCATCGCCGGAACCAGCACCGCCGCTCTCGCCCTCCCCCTCCTGGGCGCGACCGCCGCAACCGCCGCCGAGCCCGCGACGGCGAAGGTCGGCTCCGTCGCGTACACCACCAAGAAGGGCGACACGCTCTACGGCATCGCCGACCGCTACGACTCCCAGGGCGGCTGGAAGCAGCTCTACAAGGACAACCGCAAGGCCATCGGCGACGACCCCCGGCTGATCCACCCGGGCACCGACCTGAAGGTCCGGGCGACCAAGAAGGTCAGCACGCCGGGCAAGACGGCCTCCAAGGCCGCCGCGCCCGCCAAGAAGTCCTCCGTCGCGCAGGCCACCCAGTCCTCCGTGAAGACGTTCCCGGACAACCTCGACGGCTGGATCCGCAACGCCCTGGACATCATGGGACAGAACGGAATCCCGGGTTCGTACGAGGGCATTCACCGCAACATCATGCGTGAGTCGTCCGGCAACCCGCTGGCCATCAACAACTGGGACTCCAACGCCGTGGCCGGCACCCCGTCCAAGGGCCTCCTCCAGGTCATCGACCCCACCTTCGCGGCCTACCACGTGCCGGGGACCGTGTACGACCCCTACAACCCCGTCGCGAACATCGTGGCCGCGTGCAACTACGCGGCCGACCGCTACGGCTCGATCGACAACGTGAACGGGCCCTACTAG
- a CDS encoding HAD family hydrolase: protein MAPPIAYSLIATDLDGTLLRGDDTLSDRTLDALGRVVAAGAQHLVVTGRPAPRVRPLLDILGSTGLAVCGQGAQLYDAGADRLLWSVTLDRELAETALGKIEAEVGQVYAAVDQDGVDGLTLIEPGYLMPHPTLPAVRVRRRDDLWCEPISKVLLRHPTLSDDELAATARAVVGSLATVTMSGPGTVELQPCGITKATGLALAAEHLGLGPRETIAFGDMPNDIPMFDWAARGVAMANAHPELKAVADEITASNEDDGIAVVLEGLFADTLTRITR from the coding sequence ATGGCCCCACCCATCGCATATTCACTCATCGCCACTGACCTGGACGGGACGCTGCTCCGCGGTGACGACACGCTGTCCGACCGTACCCTCGACGCGCTCGGGCGGGTGGTGGCGGCCGGTGCTCAACACCTCGTCGTCACGGGGCGGCCGGCGCCCAGAGTGCGGCCGCTGCTCGACATCCTGGGCAGTACGGGGCTCGCGGTGTGCGGGCAGGGCGCGCAGCTGTACGACGCCGGCGCGGACCGTCTGCTGTGGTCCGTGACGCTGGACCGGGAGCTGGCGGAGACCGCGCTCGGCAAGATCGAGGCCGAGGTGGGGCAGGTGTACGCGGCCGTCGACCAGGACGGCGTCGACGGGCTCACGCTCATCGAGCCGGGGTATCTGATGCCGCACCCCACGCTGCCCGCCGTACGCGTCAGGCGCCGCGACGACCTGTGGTGCGAGCCGATCAGCAAGGTGCTGCTGCGCCACCCGACTCTGTCGGACGACGAGTTGGCGGCGACGGCGCGTGCGGTGGTCGGTTCGCTGGCGACGGTCACCATGTCGGGGCCCGGCACCGTCGAACTCCAGCCATGCGGCATCACCAAGGCGACCGGACTCGCGCTCGCCGCCGAGCATCTCGGCCTCGGCCCGCGCGAGACGATCGCCTTCGGGGACATGCCCAACGACATCCCCATGTTCGACTGGGCCGCCCGTGGGGTCGCGATGGCCAACGCGCACCCCGAACTCAAGGCGGTCGCCGACGAGATCACGGCCTCGAACGAGGACGACGGCATCGCCGTCGTCCTGGAGGGACTGTTCGCGGACACCCTGACGCGTATCACCCGGTAA
- the fahA gene encoding fumarylacetoacetase → MPPFDLPEGDPFGTHNLPYGVFSLPGSDSARRVGVRLGDHVLDAGRAAQALGSPYAPLLAQDSLNPLLAAGRTTWSDVRRALTAWVTVPAHQEVVRDLFHPLSSVTLHLPFQVADYVDFYASENHARNVGQIFRPDAEDSLTPNWKHLPIGYHGRSGTVVVSGTDVVRPSGQRKAPTDPAPVFGPSIRLDIEAEVGFVVGTPSRMGEPVALGDYREHVFGLCLLNDWSARDIQAWEYVPLGPFLGKSFTTSVSAWITPLDALDDARVAPPQRTHPLLPYLDDSGSETEPGGYDLRISVAVNGHVISEPPFSTMYWTAAQQLAHMTVNGASLRTGDLYGSGTVSGPTEGERGSLLELTWNGRDPLELPDGKRTFLEDGDVVTLSAWAPGPGGVRVGLGEVTGRIAAG, encoded by the coding sequence ATGCCCCCCTTCGATCTCCCCGAGGGCGACCCCTTCGGCACGCACAACCTTCCGTACGGTGTCTTCTCCCTCCCCGGCTCGGACTCCGCACGACGGGTCGGCGTCCGGCTCGGCGATCACGTCCTCGACGCGGGCAGGGCCGCCCAGGCCCTCGGCTCGCCCTACGCCCCGCTGCTCGCCCAGGACTCCCTGAACCCGCTGCTCGCCGCCGGCCGCACCACCTGGTCGGACGTACGGCGCGCGCTGACGGCATGGGTGACCGTGCCCGCGCACCAGGAGGTCGTCCGCGACCTCTTCCACCCCCTGTCCTCGGTGACCCTGCACCTCCCCTTCCAGGTCGCCGACTACGTCGACTTCTACGCCTCCGAGAACCACGCCCGGAACGTCGGCCAGATCTTCCGCCCCGACGCCGAGGACTCCCTCACCCCCAACTGGAAGCACCTGCCGATCGGTTACCACGGCCGCTCCGGCACCGTGGTCGTGTCCGGCACGGATGTCGTACGTCCGTCGGGCCAGCGCAAGGCCCCCACCGACCCGGCGCCGGTCTTCGGCCCGTCGATCCGGCTCGACATCGAGGCCGAGGTCGGCTTCGTGGTCGGCACGCCGTCGCGGATGGGCGAGCCGGTGGCGCTGGGCGACTACCGGGAGCACGTCTTCGGCCTGTGCCTGCTCAACGACTGGTCGGCACGCGACATCCAGGCCTGGGAGTACGTCCCCCTCGGCCCCTTCCTCGGCAAGTCGTTCACCACGTCGGTGTCGGCGTGGATCACCCCGCTGGACGCCCTGGACGACGCGCGGGTGGCACCGCCGCAGCGCACCCACCCCCTGCTGCCGTACCTGGACGACTCCGGCTCCGAGACCGAACCCGGCGGCTACGACCTGCGTATCTCGGTGGCCGTCAACGGCCACGTGATCTCCGAGCCGCCCTTCTCCACCATGTACTGGACCGCCGCCCAGCAGCTCGCCCATATGACGGTGAACGGCGCCTCGCTGCGCACCGGCGACCTGTACGGCTCCGGCACGGTCAGCGGCCCGACGGAAGGCGAACGCGGCTCACTGCTGGAGCTGACCTGGAACGGCCGCGACCCGCTCGAACTCCCCGACGGCAAGCGGACGTTCCTGGAGGACGGCGACGTGGTGACCCTGTCCGCCTGGGCACCGGGGCCCGGCGGGGTCCGGGTGGGACTGGGCGAGGTCACGGGGCGCATCGCGGCGGGGTGA